Sequence from the Clostridia bacterium genome:
AAAATTTCTTGTTTTAAAACTCTTCGACCTTAAACGCAGGAAAATTTTTAAGATTTTTAATGCGAAGGACGAAGTCAGGCTGACGCCTTACGAGGACGACAAATTAAAAAGATTGGAATTTAACAAGTTTAAGGCATATTGCGTTCAAGTACTACTGCACTAGCCAAAAGGTGTTATAAATTTGGCAAAAGAAAAGTTCTGTGTTTTTGAGCCTGACGGATTTGTACTTTTGATAGTAAAAAAGAAGATGTTTTATACTTTATAGAAATATTTAGAGAAATTCTGGAGGAAATAAAATGAACCATTTAGTAACTTTAAAAGACATAACAACTGATGATTTTAATAATATTTTAAAACTGGCAATAAAATTAAAAGATGAAAATAAAAAGGGGATACCTCATCATCTTTTAAAAGGCAAAACATTAGGTATGATTTTTACCAAATCTTCTACAAGAACAAGAGTTTCTTTTGAGGTTGGTATGTATCAGCTTGGAGGTCAGGCATTATTTTTAAGTTCAAATGATATTCAGCTTGGAAGAGGAGAAACAATATATGACACAGCGAATGTTCTCTCCAGATTTTTAGACGGTATAATGATAAGAACTTTTAAACAGTCAGATGTTTTAGACCTTGCAAAATACGGGTCTATTCCTGTTATAAACGGGCTTACCGATTTAACTCATCCTTGTCAGGCACTTGCCGATTTTCTTACAATCTATGAAGAAAAGAAAAAATTAGAGGGATTAAAAATTGCATATGTAGGGGACGGAAATAATGTTACACACTCTCTTTTATATGCATCAGCACTTTCCGGAATGAATATGAGCGTTGCTACACCGAAAGGTTTTGAGTGCGATAAAGAAGTAGTTGAACAAGCGCTTAGTATGGCTAAAAAAACTGGCGCAGTTTTAGAATTTACAAACGACCCTGAGAAAGCAGTCTCTGACGCTGATTCAGTTTATACTGATACATGGGTTAGTATGGGTCAGGAAAGCGAAAAGGCAGAAAAAGTTAAAAAATTTGAGGGATTCCAAGTTAATGAAAAACTTATGTCTTTTGCTAAAGATGATGCAATATTTTTACATTGTCTTCCTGCATACAGAGGCTATGAAGTATCAGAAGGGGTTATTGACGGAAGATGGTCAAGAGTGTTTGACGAAGCAGAAAACAGGCTTCATGTACAAAAGGCTGTTATGGCAATGCTGATGAAATAGTGTCAATAGCAAGGGTAATACAAAAGAAGAAAAACAATTATAAGTGTTTTGTGCAGGGGTTATACGAGAGCACTCCTTATAAAAGAATATAATTAAAAAAAGAGAAGATTTGGCAAAAGGCCAAATCTTCTCTTTCTGTTTTAAAAAAATTTATTACAGGTCATCTGCATCCTGCACAGGTTTTTCAAATTTTTCTTTGGGATTTCCTGTATAGCTTCCGTTAGGGTCGGTTTCTAAAATATCCTTTGCAAGATACGCCCTGACAACTTCGTTTGCTTTATTGGCTACATCATTTTTCTTAGTCGCCTTTTTATATTTTCCCACCATTTTTTAGTTGTTCCTGTTATTGTTGTTGTTTTTTTCCTGTTCATTTCTCTGGTCTTTTTTGTTTGATTTTTTGTTGTTATCTAGCATTCTAATTCACTCCTTTCAACCTTATTATTTCTACGCTGCCCATTTTTAATTCATATTGACACAGGAAAAAAAATACTATAAAATATTAGTGAGTAAAATATCGTACAAAAGCCTCAACAAAAGGCTTTTTAATTTTTTTTAAATTTAAAAGGAGATATAATATGAAATATATTTTAAGGTATGTAAAGCCATATATTAATACTATTTTATTAGCAGTCTTTTTTATGGCTGTTGATGTAGTATGTGTTATGCTTGAGCCTTATCTTATGTCAAAAATTATTGAGAATGGAATTGAAGCATCAGATTCAGGATATATTATAAGAACAGGAATTTTAATGATACTTGTTGCACTTTTTGCAATTTATGCAGGTGTTATGAATGCCAGATACTCTGCAAAAGCAGGAGTTTCATTTGCTGCCGATTTAAGAGAGGGAATTTATTCCAAAATTCAAGAATTTTCTTTTGAAAATATTGACGCTTTTTCTACCGAATCATTAGTTACAAGGATGACTAATGATGTTACCCAGATGCAACACACTTTTACTATGTGTATGCGTGTTATGGTAAGAGCACCGCTTATGTTTGTCTTTGCTATCGGGATGACGCTTAGCCTTAATGCAAGTATATCGCTAATATTTGCGTTTATTGTTCCTCTGCTTTTAGTTTCCTTAATTGTTATAATAATAAAATCAACACCGCTTTTTACAATTATGCAAAAAGCGATGGATAAACTTAACGGAACAGTAAGAGAAAATTTAATGAATGTAAGAGTAGTTAAATCTTTTGTTAGGCAGAGCGATGAAAAAGAAAAGTTTAAAAAGGCAAATACCAATCTTATGGAAACATCATTAAAGGCAATGTATCTTGTTATACTTAATATGCCCATAATGTCTCTTCTTATGAACCTTTCCACCGTGCTTGTTGTGTGGTTCGGCTCAAACCAGATAATTTATTCCAATATGACAGTTGCCGAACTTTCTGCATACTTAAATTATATTAACCATATTTTATTTTCACTGATGATGATTTCTATGGTATTTATTAACTTAACAAGAGCAAGTGCATCTTTTAAAAGGGTTGGCGAAATATTTAATAC
This genomic interval carries:
- the argF gene encoding ornithine carbamoyltransferase, coding for MNHLVTLKDITTDDFNNILKLAIKLKDENKKGIPHHLLKGKTLGMIFTKSSTRTRVSFEVGMYQLGGQALFLSSNDIQLGRGETIYDTANVLSRFLDGIMIRTFKQSDVLDLAKYGSIPVINGLTDLTHPCQALADFLTIYEEKKKLEGLKIAYVGDGNNVTHSLLYASALSGMNMSVATPKGFECDKEVVEQALSMAKKTGAVLEFTNDPEKAVSDADSVYTDTWVSMGQESEKAEKVKKFEGFQVNEKLMSFAKDDAIFLHCLPAYRGYEVSEGVIDGRWSRVFDEAENRLHVQKAVMAMLMK
- a CDS encoding ABC transporter ATP-binding protein; protein product: MKYILRYVKPYINTILLAVFFMAVDVVCVMLEPYLMSKIIENGIEASDSGYIIRTGILMILVALFAIYAGVMNARYSAKAGVSFAADLREGIYSKIQEFSFENIDAFSTESLVTRMTNDVTQMQHTFTMCMRVMVRAPLMFVFAIGMTLSLNASISLIFAFIVPLLLVSLIVIIIKSTPLFTIMQKAMDKLNGTVRENLMNVRVVKSFVRQSDEKEKFKKANTNLMETSLKAMYLVILNMPIMSLLMNLSTVLVVWFGSNQIIYSNMTVAELSAYLNYINHILFSLMMISMVFINLTRASASFKRVGEIFNTTSTLSSKEDAFGKSKIDGNVIFKNVYFKYSKDQSEYVLKDISFEAKKGETIAVVGSTGSGKTSLVQLIPRLYDITKGQILIDGIDIKDYNLDDLRENIGVVLQKNTLFSGTVAENLRWGNENATDEEMKFFANAAQAHEFIIKMPKGYNTFIDQGGANLSGGQKQRLCIARAMLKKPAILILDDSTSAVDTATERNIQKALSESLKDTTTFIIAQRISSVKDADKIIVLNDASLEAVGTHEELMKISATYKEIYTSQQEG